The Tenuifilum thalassicum genome includes the window ACTGCTAGTATGTTGTTAATCCCTAGAAAGTCTAAATCGATAAGGGCATCTTCTGTTTCGTGTGCATCAAAACCACCACAAATAATATGGGGAACCACATCAATACCATACTTTTGCTGAATAGCAGCCGATAATCCTACCGTTCCTGGTCTTCTGCGTAATTTAACTGGAATTTTTACTCCATTACTATTAGTGGTATAAACTACCTCTTCCCGATGATAGGTTATGTTGATATATGCAGGGTTGTATGGTTTTAACTTATCAATGGTGCTAAATATGGTTTCAATGTTATGACCTTTAAGGGGTGGAAGGAGTTCAAACGAGAAGAGCGTTTTTTTAGAATTATTGAGAATGTCAATTACCTTCATTTTTTTGTAAAATGTTTAAGTAGTTAATAATTAATGTTTTACTAGTTGGTCAAATCTGTTATGAATCGAGTATGTGACTAGGGAAGAAGCGTTTGGTTTCACTTATGCTAGTATTAATCCGTATAGCATAGTCCGATAGCTGGTCGTTGCCAATTTTACCAACATTAAAGTATTTGCTATTGGGGTTTGCAAAGCAAAATGCTGAAACCGATGCTGTTGGGTTCATTGCAAGATTTTCGGTTAGCGTTATGTTTGCAGTTTCTGGTATATTTAGCAACTTGAATATCCATGTTTTACCTCTATGGTCGGGACAAGCAGGATATCCAGGTGCTGGTCTTATTCCCACATACTTTTCTTTTAGTACATCATGAACGCTTAATGATTCATTGGGTGAGTATCCCCAAAATTCCTTTCGGATTTTAAGATGTAGCCACTCTGCAAATGCTTCGGCAAGCCTATCAGCTAAAATTTGAAGCATGATTGCTGAAAAATCATCGCCTTTCTTTTTAAGTTCCTCAATATGAGCCGATGTTGAAGCGCCAGTAGTAACAGCAAAACATCCCAACCAGTCGGGTTGCCTAGAATCTTCTGGCGCTAAAAAGTCGGCAAGGCAAAGGTTTGGCTCTCCTGCTGGTTTGTGTTCCTGATTACGGAGGAACGGGAGTTTCATTAGTATGGAATTTCGATTTTCATCGGTGTAAATAATTATATCGTCATCAATTGAGTTTGCAGGGAAAATACCAAACACACCTTCGGGTTTAAGGATTTTTTTGTTGCTAATTTCTTTAAGCATCAATTCGGCTTCAACCTTTAACTTATCTGCCTCAGAACCATGAACAGGGTCTGAAAGAATCTCGGGATATCTTCCTTTTAAGCCCCAAGCCTTAAAAAAGAAGGTCCAGTCAATAAAAGGAATAAACTCACTTATATCTACATCTTTTAGAACATGTACTCCTGTAGCCTTTGGTTCAAATGGTTTGAAATTACTCCAGCTTAGTTCTAGTTTATTCTTTCTGGCGTCTTCAATGGAAATAAGCTCGACTTTCTTTTTTGCGTAATTTTCAAGCATCTCCTGATAGCGTTGCTTATACTTTAGCCTGGTTTCACTTTGTTTTTCCTTGCTAACAAGGTTTGAAACAATTCCGCTTGCTTGCGAGGCATCCCTAACATGAACAACGGCTCCTTGATACTCAGGGTCGATTTTCAAAGCGGTATGTAGCTCCGATGTTGTAGCTCCTCCTATTAGAACAGGAATATTTATTCCGTTTCGTTCCAACTCTTTTACAACATGAACCATTTCATCTAACGATGGAGTAATTAAACCGCTAAGTCCTAATATATGGGCTTTTGATGTCTTTACCTCTTCCAGTATGCGCTCAGCAGGAACCATTACACCTAGGTCTATTATGTTGTAGCCGTTACATGCTAAAACTACGCTAACTATGTTTTTACCAATATCGTGAACATCCCCTTTTACTGTTGCCATCACAATGTTTATTTGTTCTGACCTTTGTTGGGTTGAAGATTGTTTCTCAAGATACGGTTCTAGAACCTTAACTGCTTGTTTCATCACTCTTGCACTCTTTACCACCTGAGGAAGAAACATTCTGCCTGAACCGAAAAGTTCGCCTACCTCACGCATGCCATCCATTAATGGTCCTTCAATAACTTTGATTGGTGATTTCAAATTTAGGTACGCTTCCTCAACGTCGTAAGAAATAAATTCGTCTATTCCCTTAACAAGGGAATGCTTAAGCCGTTCTTCAACAGTCAGGGAGCGCCAATCCTTCGACTTGTCCTGTTGGCTTCTAGTTTGTTTAAGCTTATCGGTATAGGCTAAAAGCCTTTCTGTTGCATCACGCCTACGATTAAGAACCAGGTCCTCGGTGAGTTTAAGTAGATTTGACTCAATGTCGGTATAAACCATTAATAGCGATGGGTTTACTATCCCCATATCCATGCCAGCCTGAATGGCATGGTATAGGAAAACTGAATGGATGGCCTCACGAACCAAGTTATTTCCCCTAAACGAAAACGAAAGGTTGCTAACACCACCACTAACCTTTGCATGGGGTAAGTTTTTCTTAATCCAGCGGGTAGTCTCAATAAAACTTACTGCCTGATTGGCGTGTTCGGCCATACCAGTTCCAATAGCCAGAATGTTGGGGTCGATTATTATATCTTCGGGCTGAAAACCAACCTTTTGTGTTAGGATACGATAGCTGCGTTCGGCAACACTACAACGATGCTGTGTAGTAACAGCCTGACCATCTTCGTCGAAAAGCATTACAACTACAGCTGCGCCATAACGC containing:
- the metH gene encoding methionine synthase, with the protein product MRKIDIKELLKNRILVLDGAMGTMIQQFGLQEEDFRGNKFKDHPVNLKGNNDLLNITKPDVIKQMHREYLNAGADIIETNTFNSTSVSQADYKLENCVYEINLAGARLAREVADEFNKVDTSRPRFVAGSIGPTNRTASMSPDVERPGFRAITFDQLVDAYSQQVEALIDGGVDLLLIETIFDTLNAKAALFAISNIIERRKVDIPVMVSATIADSGGRLLTGQTLEAFVCSVSHYPLLSIGLNCAFGAEQMFPYVEELSSISPFFVSAHPNAGLPNQLGEYDQSAQEMANIVEQLLAKQLVNIIGGCCGTTPKHIEQLAELVKKYSPRTTPKISRHTRLSGLELLEIRPESNFVNIGERTNVAGSRKFARLIAEGKYSEAISVAREQVEGGAQAIDICMDDALIDAPKAMTEFLNLVASEPDIARVPIMIDSSRFDVIEAGLKCTQGKSLVNSISLKEGEDEFIRKAKIIKRYGAAVVVMLFDEDGQAVTTQHRCSVAERSYRILTQKVGFQPEDIIIDPNILAIGTGMAEHANQAVSFIETTRWIKKNLPHAKVSGGVSNLSFSFRGNNLVREAIHSVFLYHAIQAGMDMGIVNPSLLMVYTDIESNLLKLTEDLVLNRRRDATERLLAYTDKLKQTRSQQDKSKDWRSLTVEERLKHSLVKGIDEFISYDVEEAYLNLKSPIKVIEGPLMDGMREVGELFGSGRMFLPQVVKSARVMKQAVKVLEPYLEKQSSTQQRSEQINIVMATVKGDVHDIGKNIVSVVLACNGYNIIDLGVMVPAERILEEVKTSKAHILGLSGLITPSLDEMVHVVKELERNGINIPVLIGGATTSELHTALKIDPEYQGAVVHVRDASQASGIVSNLVSKEKQSETRLKYKQRYQEMLENYAKKKVELISIEDARKNKLELSWSNFKPFEPKATGVHVLKDVDISEFIPFIDWTFFFKAWGLKGRYPEILSDPVHGSEADKLKVEAELMLKEISNKKILKPEGVFGIFPANSIDDDIIIYTDENRNSILMKLPFLRNQEHKPAGEPNLCLADFLAPEDSRQPDWLGCFAVTTGASTSAHIEELKKKGDDFSAIMLQILADRLAEAFAEWLHLKIRKEFWGYSPNESLSVHDVLKEKYVGIRPAPGYPACPDHRGKTWIFKLLNIPETANITLTENLAMNPTASVSAFCFANPNSKYFNVGKIGNDQLSDYAIRINTSISETKRFFPSHILDS